ATGTTTTTGTCGAATGCAAAAACGAAGCGGGCATGGGCCATCTCCTGCGAACTTCTTTCGCGCTCGTAGACGCGCTCACACGCGGGGAGAGCTACGACTGGCAGCCTCACATCGAGGAAGCGAAAAAACTAGCGGCCCGCACCGGGCTCGGCCAGTCGACCAAAGCGCTGGTGGAAGCCGCCCAGAAACGCGACATCCCCTACTACCGCTTGAACACTGGCTCTCTGATCCAACTCGGCACCGGCCGGCACTTGAAGCGAATTCAAGCGACGATCACCGAGCGCACGTCCTGCATCGGCGTGGACATCGCCTGCGACAAGGAATTGACCAAGCAGATGCTTGATCTCGCCGCGATTCCCGTACCGTACGGCGGAGTTGCGTACACGGAGGACGAAGCGGTGGAACAGTTTCGCGACATCGAACGCGCGGTCGTCGTCAAGCCGCTCGACGGAAACCAAGGCAAGGGCGTTTCCCTCAATCTCGTCACCGAGCAAGAAGTGCGCGATGCGTTTCGCATTGCACAGGGCTTCTCTGAAGCTGTCATCGTGGAGAGCTATCTCGAAGGCCGTCACTATCGCGTGCTCGTCGTAGGCGAACAAGTCGTAGCCGCCGCAGAGCGGATGCCGGCCAACGTCATCGGCAACGGGAAAAGCATGATACGCGAACTGATCGTGGAGGCAAATCTTGACCCCCGCAGGGGCGATGGACACGAAGCGCCGCTGACCAAGATCAAAATCGACGATGTCATGCACAATGTACTTGCGCGCGTTGGTCGGAATCTCGACGACATCCCGCATGAGGGCGAAGTCGTGGTCTTGCGGGAGAATGCCAACCTCTCCACCGGCGGCATCGCCATCGACGTAACGGGAGACGTTCACCCAACCATCGCCGAAGTCTGCGTGCGTACGGCGCGCATCGTTGGACTGGACGTCTGCGGGATCGACCTCGTCTGCCCGAACATCGCAGAGCCGTTCGACGAAGCATCCAGTTACGTCATCGAAGTCAACGCAGCCCCCGGCATTCGGATGCATGAAACGCCGTCGATCGGCGACCCGCGCTCTGTGGGCGAAGCGATCGTCGACATGCTCTACCCGCCGGGCCAGCCCTCGCGAATTCCGGTGCTCTCCATCACAGGCACCAACGGAAAAACCACGACCACTCGCATGATCGGCCACGTCATTCAAACGACAGGCCGCACTGTGGGCATGACCTCGACGGACGGCATCTACATCAACGGCAAGTGCATCGCCAAGGGCGACACGACCGGCCCGCGCTCGGCACGAGCGATTTTGAGCGATCCGGGCGTAGACGTCGCTGTTCTGGAAACGGCACGTGGCGGCATGGTGCGTGCAGGTCTTGGCTTTGACTGGGCGGACGTCGGCATCATCACCAACATCCAACCTGACCACATCGGCTGTGACGGCATCGAAACGGTCGAGGACTTGATTCAAGTGAAGTCCCTCGTCGTCGAACGCGTGCGTCCCGGCGGCGTCGTGATTCTCAACGCCGACGACCCGCATCTCGCCGAGCTTCCGAAAAAAATGAAGTCCCGCCACCGCAGCGGACGCAAATTTGTGTTCTTCTCGCTCAACCCGAACTCCCGCGTGTTGCGTCGCCATCTCTCGGAGGGCGGCACAGGCTACTTTTTCAAAGACGGTTGGATCATCGAAGCTCGCGGAGAACATGCACGCCATGTCATGCGCGCGTCTGACATTCCCGTGACGATGCTTGGCGCGGCACACTTCCACGTCCAGAACGCGATGTGCGCCATCGCCGCTTGCCGCGCATACGGCATGTCGAAGGAAAAAATCGCCTCGGCACTCCGCGAGTTCCGAAGCGATGTTCACAACCCCGGCCGCGTCAACCTCTACCAAGTGCGCAACGCCTACGTGATGGTCGACTACGGGCACAACCCGCACGCGTTCCAAGCGATCTGCGAAATGGCGGGTCGGATGCCGAATGTGCGCGTCACAGGCGTCGTCGGCGTACCGGGAGATCGCAACGACGACATCGTCAGCGAATCGGGCCGCGCGGCGGCACAGGGCTTCCATCGACTTTTTGTCAAGGAAGACGTCGACCTGCGCGGGCGCAGACCGGGCGAAGTGGCGACGCTTTTGGAACAAGCGATTCACAGCGTGTCTCCGGACAAGGAGTGCCGTGTGATTCACAACGAAGTGCAGGCGCTGGAAGCGGCGCTCTCCGATCTGCAAGACGGGGAATTGGTAGTCGTCTTCTACGAAAAACTGGCTCCCGTGATGGACGTCCTGAGGAAGCATGAGGCTGTTTCCGTCTCCCACATGTCGCTAAAGGCGTGAAAAAAAGCGTGTACCACGCTTTTTTTCATGTTCTGAGCAGGAAATTGGCCTTACCTATTGAAGTTGTACGAAATGCCAAATGAACGAACGCTACTCAAAGGTAGGTCATGCAAGCCCATGTTGACGGAAAAAGCCCAAGCGAAAATCAACCTGACCCTCGACGTCCTCCACAAGCGTCCTGACGGCTACCACGAAGTGGAGATGGTGATGCAGACCGTCGATCTGTCCGACCACCTCCAATTTCAGGAGCGGTCGGACGGGGAGATCGTGCTGACCTGCACCGCACCGTACATACCGCTCGACCAACGAAACCTCGTCTACCAAGCGGCGCAATTGATGCGGGAGACGTATGGGATCACCAAGGGTCTTCATATTCATATCGAGAAACGAATCCCGGTCGCGGCAGGTCTGGCCGGCGGCTCCAGCGATGCGGCGGCGACCCTGCGCGGTCTGAACCGTCTGTGGAGTTTGGGGCTCACGTTGGACCAACTCGCCGAACTCGGGGCCAAGATCGGCTCCGATGTGCCGTTTTGCATCTACGGCGGCACCGCCATCGCGCGGGGCCGTGGAGAGAAAATCGAGCGTCTGCCAAGCGTCTCCCCAACCTGGGTCGTGCTCGTCAAACCGCCGATTGCCGTCTCCACCGCAGATGTGTACGGACGTTTGCGTGCCGATGAGATCGAACACCATCCGAGCACAGAAGCGATGGTCGAAGCTCTCCAAACGGGAGATGTCAAAGTCATTTCGTCGCAGCTCGGCAACGTGCTCGAAGGCGTGACATTTGCGATGTACCCGGAAGTGGAACGATTGAAGCAACAACTTTTGAAGTTCGGCGCGCAAGGGGCGCTGATGTCGGGCAGCGGTCCGACCCTATTCGCCCTCGTCGAGCGCGAGCAGAAAGCGCTGCGCATCTGCAACGCCCTGCGAGGCTTCTCACGGGAAGTGTACCTCTGCCGCTTTTTCTAGAAAGGTTGCCACAAACACGAATCAAATGATATATTCATCGTATTAATGTTCGTGTTTTGGAAGGGGATAGGGTTGTGAGTAAAATGCGACGCAGTGAACGCATCGTCCGGCTGACGCAGATCCTCCTGGAACAACCTCATCGTGTGTTGTCGTTGACCGAGATGGCGGACAAGCTCGCGTCCGCCAAGTCCTCGCTGAGTGAAGACTTGGCGATCATCCGCGAAGTGATGGAAGCGGAGGGACTCGGGACGTTGGAGACTCAGGCAGGCGCGTCCGGCGGCGTGCGTTACGTGCCGGGGTTGCGAGACGACTTGGCGGAGGAATTTCTCCAAGACGTGGCGCAGAACCTGAGTGCGGGGGATCGCATTTTGCCGGGCGGCTTCCTTTATATGTCGGACGTGTTGTTGCGGCCTCATGTGTTGGACATGGCGGGCAAGATGTTTGCGTCCCGGTTCAGAGAATCGGGCGCCGAGTACGTCGTGACCGTGGAGACCAAGGGGATTCCGCTGGCCGTTTCGACGGCGAAGTACCTCAATGTGCCGATGGTCGTCGTGCGCCGTGACCACAAAGTCACGGAAGGTTCGGCGGTTTCCATCAACTACGTGTCGGGGTCGAGACGCATCCAGACGATGTCGCTCTCCCGCCGTTCGTTGCCGGAGAAAACCAAAGTCCTGATCGTCGACGATTTCATGAAGGCCGGCGGCACCGCGAAAGCACTCGCCGACCTCATGCGCGAGTTTCAGGTTGAAGTGGTCGGCGTGGGCGTGTTCATGTCCACCGTTGATCCGGAAGACAAGATGATTGACAACTACGTCTCGCTGGCGACGCTCACCGAGATGAACGAAGCGACCCGCCAAGTGGCCATCGAGCCCGGGACGTACTTTGCATAGGAGGTTTTTGTAAAATGGAAAAGCAAATCATCGCCACCACCAACGCACCGGCCGCAATCGGTCCGTACAGCCAAGCCATCAAAGCGGGCAACATGATCTTCACCTCGGGTCAGATCCCGCTCTTGCCGAACGGCGAGCTGCTGACCGGCTCGATCCAAGAGCAAACCCACCAAGTGTTCAAAAACCTGCAAGCGGTGCTGGCCGAAGCGGGTTCCTCGCTGAACGACGTGGTCAAAGCGACCGTGTTCATCGCGGACATGAACCAATTCGGCGAGATCAACGAAGTGTACGCACAGTACTTCGGCGATCACCGCCCGGCGCGTTCCACCGTGCAAGTCGCTCGTCTGCCGAAAGATGTCGGCGTCGAGATCGACCTCGTAGCAGTCACGAAGTAATCGCGAAGACGCGGCCCTGATAAGGGCCGCGTCTTTTTTTATTACCGCGCTACAGTGAATGCGAAAAAAATTTTATCAAATTATGCTGAATATGCTGACATTAAGTGCTGAATTGTGCTATTATAAGATTAAGTTAGGCAACACGTACAAACATAAATGGGTGAAGAGGTGAATCGTGATGCAAATCACAGATGTTAGACTTCGTAAAATGAATACTGAAGGTCGTATGAAAGCAATCGCTTCGATCACGATCGACAATGAGTTCGTCGTTCATGACATTCGCGTCATCGACGGCAACAACGGGATGTTTGTTGCAATGCCGAGCAAACGCACTCCGGACGGCGAGTTCCGCGACATCGCGCACCCGATCTCGTCCGAAACCCGTCAGAAGATCCAAGACGCGGTCCTCGACGTCTTCAACAAAACCGAAGACGTAGAAGAGGAAGAAGCAACCATCGCGTAACTTAAATACGTATGCTACATCTGAACTCGGACATGCCCCCCCGCTTGAACGAGTTCAGAGTGAAGACCACCGGCTTGGGCGCCGGTGGTCTTTTTTATTTGGGTGGGATTGAATATAATTGGTGGAAATTGGTTTTGGGGTGCGATAGGGTGAGTGAATGATGGAAACGAGGGGTCATAGCCCTGGCAGTCGGAAGTGACTTTTACGTGCGCGACAAAAATTCGTTGATTATCGATGCGGCAGAGTATTTTGTCGAGCTGACGAGGGAATAGGGACTTATGAGGGGGTACATCGCACGTGAAGCAGCCAGATGAGCATGAGGTTTGGCGGTCCTACGCAACGGGGATTTTGTCTGGCGGAGCTCCCTTGAAGACAGATGAATTTTCGGAGCTTTTAGAGTGCTACTGTCGGGAAAAAAGCATCGTCTTGGAAGCGGTCTGGGTGCAACTGCTCAAGCAGAACCGTTTGAACCAAGACCAGCTTCAAGAACTACAACAAAAGACCACAGACAGCCGTGAGATTCAAAAACAACTGCTCCTCCTGCACATGGGGGAAAACGTGAATCAGAAAAACCCCCTCACCCGAGAGGACGTCCAAAAACTTCTACAGGTACGAGGGTACGCCCTTTTACAAAAGGCTCTTTTACAAGACCTCGTTACTACGGAAGCTCTTGAGGAGTTCCGACTGCCGCTCGCGGGTGAGAAAGACAAGAAGCACTTGGAGCGACTTTTTGACTTTATGAATAATAGTGCCATACAGTATGTAGATGATGGTGCACAGAGTATTCTTAAGTCAGGTATCGATGTTCTCATTGGCAAAAAAAAGACCTGACTTCGGGAAGGGATTCTATGTAACAAACGACCTCTCTCACAAGCTGTGGTTTGGGCACAAAGAAAAGGCAAGGAAGACGGACAGCCATTCGGGGTTATTCTGAAGTTTACAGTTACGGAAAAGTGAAAAGGAGCTAATGCAGTTCAAGGGTAAATACTTCATGGGGCCAACCGGTGAATGGGAACAATTCGTGGCAAGTAGCCGTGTTGGTGATATGTACAGCACTTTCCCAGGGTTTGATTACTATGAAGGTCCAATATATGTTGATGTATCTGTCGGAATGGAGAGATGGCGCCTCCATGGTTGCTTCAGGCCATCAGATGGCAATCCGATCGCAACGCATGGCAAACTGGCTGTTTATGCATATCGATGGTTTTGCTTGGTCGGATGGGTTCGTGGGACAAGACTAAACAGGAAAGGAAGAAGCGTCTTGAAATTCGTATTTGAAACAAATGAGAGATCCTATCGTTTCTGTCTAAAAATCGTTGAGGAAATGATAACTTCTTTTGGAATCTCCCAAGAGGAAGCATTGGGACGACTGAATCGGGCATGGGTAAGTTTACCGTTTGTAGAGGAACTTGACCTCCGGTACCATCAGGACACCGACGAATTGGCGTATGACATCTACTACGGAAGTCAATCCCAATGGTGGAACCGAGAAGGCGACCCGACCCTCCACCCACTGCTGTACCCCTAAGCCCTATTAATAAAACCGAGCCTGGCGGCACCCTGTTTGGTCTCGGTTTTTTGTATATTTTACGGGAGATAAAGCACAAGGAAGAGTTAAAGTAAGGGCTGTAGAAAAGCGTCCATTCAATGGTTGTAGAAGGTCGTTTTTTCGTACAGAAAAAGGACGGAACTACATGAACTTCACATTTGAGACAAACGAGAGATCTCACAACTTCTGCTTGCTTATCGTTGAGAAGATGATCAAATACTTCGGAATCTCCCAAGTAGAAGCCCTTGGCCGAGTCAATGGGGCTTGGTCACGAGACAAGTTTGTAGAACCACTCGACCTTCGCTACCACGAAGACACAGAGTACTGGGCATACGAACTGTACTACGGAACTCACTCCGAATGGTGGAACCGTGAAGGCGACCCCACCCTCCGACCACTTCCCTACCCCTGAGCGAACTAATCCTCTCCATGAAGCGAAGAGAGAAACGCTTCGCTCACTCGTTGAGCGGAGTCTTTTTGATTGGAATTTATTTGTATATAATTTGATAGTGTCGAAGCGTGTTAGCGAGGAGGGGATACTTGTTTGGCTGCTTTGGAGAGTTGCTTGCGGGAGAAGGAGTATGAGAGGGCCCGCGAGATTGCGTTACAGATGGGGACTGAGGAATTAACGGAGGAATTGCAACGAATTGCTTTCGATCTGGAGTGGTTGGATCCTTACGGGTTTGTTTGCTATCTCATCGCGAAGCAAAAGCAAGAGAGCAGCGACTTGCACATTGTGGCGTGGACGTTGTTGGTCTGTGGCTTGAACCATACGGAGGACGCTTATTTGAAGGCGTACTACCATGCGAAAAAAGCGATAGAACTCGACCCTGTCGACGGAACGAACAACGAAATGATGTTGATGCTCTATCAAGTGCCCGGCTCGCTCGTTTCCCGAGAGGAAGCAGTGGAAGCATTGAATCGACTTCTGGCGTACGACTCGAAAAACAAAGCGGCTCATACCTTCATGAGATTGTATCCCGATTTCCACCATCGCAAGCGTCTGCATCTCACAGGGCAGAGAAAGTTGTTCGAAGTCTCGATGACTGCCCTTGTGTTACTCTTTTGTATCATGCCGACCTTGGACCATCTATGGCGGTGTTTGGTGATCGTGTTGTGCGGTGTCATTTTTATTTTACGAGAAAAGCTGGTGCCGAAAAAAGTACGTCCTTACTTGTTCGGGGTACTCTTCGTCATCTTGTTGTTGACGGTCGATTTGTCCGGGGTTCCCGGAAGATAGGGGAGTCTCATGAAATAACTAAGAATCTTTCACGGGGACGGATCGTCCCAAGTTTTTGGCAGGTCAGGATTGAGAGGAGGAATGTAGGATGAAAGACATCGCCTTTTCATTCGAGACCAGCGATGAAGCTTATGAATTTTGCAAGGAAATCGTCGAGTATATGATCAGAAAGTTTGGAATTACCAAGGAAGAAAGTGTGGGTAGAATCAATGAAGAATTCATGAACAATGATTTCATTGACGAAGATGATCTTCGGTTCCATGAGTCAGATAAGTATTGGGCTCACTTGATTTATTATGGGCATAACTCATTATGGTGGAGACGTGAAGGAGACCCCACTCTCAAGCCGGTACCTTACCATGGCACCCACATGAACTTCACATTCAAAACAAACGAGCGATCCCATGAATTCTGCGTGGAGATCGTCATGGAAATGGTCACTTCCTTCGGAATCTCTCAAGAGGAAGCCTTGGGCCGAGTCAATCGAGCTTGGTCACGAGGACCTTTTGTAGAGGAACTCGACCTCCGCTACCACGAAGACACAGACTACTGGGCCTACCAACTCTACTACGGAAATTCCTCCGAATGTTGGAACCGTGAAGGCGACCCCACCCTCCGCCCCCTGCCCTACCCCTAATTTCCCCCAAAAAACGAGCCCTCGGCACCCCGCCTCGGCTCGTTTTTTTGCATAAATCTCCTGATTTCTCACATCTTTTTCACATTCCTGTGACATCGGTTGAAATGACTATTCCTTTAAGATATAGTGTGATAGGGAAACTACTCAAAACTGTATACTTTCTTCCTATAGATGAAGGAAACTGGACAGGAGGATGATTATGGCAGGGACCTTTGCGGTTGTTCTGGCAGCTGGTCAGGGCACTCGGATGAAATCCAACACGCACAAGATTCTGCACGAGATCTGCGGGAAGCCGATGATCCAGCACATTCTGGACACGCTGACCGAGACCGGCGTCGACCGGCAGATCGTCGTCGTCGGCAAACTTCGCGAGCAAGTCATGACCGCCCTCGGCGATCTCGAATACGCGGTGCAGGACGAACAACTTGGCACGGCACACGCCGTGATGATGGCGTCTTCGCAACTTCAAGGCTTGGAGGGCACCACGCTGATCTGCGCAGGTGACACTCCGATCATTCGAAGCGAAACTCTTCGCGCGATGCAAGAACACCACATCGCACAGGGCGCGGCCGTCACCGTTCTCACAGCGGTTGTCGACAACCCGTTTGGCCTCGGCCGGATCGTTCGCGACGAAGCGGGCAACGTCCTGCGCATCGTCGAGGAGAAGGACGCCAGTGCAGACGAGCGTCAAATCCGCGAAATCAATTCCTCCGTCTACCTCTTCGACAACGCTCTCCTCTGGGATGCGCTGTCCAAGATTGATAACAACAATGCCCAAGGTGAATACTACCTGACAGATTGCCTCGAAGTTCTCCGCGGTGCCGGACACAAAGTCACGGCGTTTATCACCGGCGAACCCAAGGAAATCCAAGGCATCAACAACCGTGCGCAACTCGCGGTTGCAAACGCGATCATTCGCGAACGCATCGCCGAGAAGCACATGATGAACGGCGTCACGATGATCGACCCGAACAACACCTACATTGATGTAGATGTTGTCATCGGCAACGACACCGTCCTCCTGCCGGGCACCGTGCTCGAAGGCAAGACCGTCATCGGCTCCGGCTGTGTGGTCGGCCCGAACTCGCACTTGTCCAACGCAGTCGTCGGCGACGATGTCGAGATCAAGCATTCGGTTCTCTCCGACTGCATCGTCGAAACGGGTGCCACCGTCGGCCCGTTTGCGTACCTCCGCCCGAAAGCTCATATCGGCGCAGGCGCGAAAATCGGCGACTTCGTCGAGATCAAAAACGCCAAGATCGGCGCCGGCACCAAAGTCTCGCATCTGTCCTACATCGGCGACGCCGAGTTTGGCGAGAACATCAACGTCGGATGCGGCACGATCACCGTCAACTACGACGGCTTCCACAAACACAAGACCATCGTCGGCGACAACACGTTTGTCGGCTGCAACTCGAACCTCGTGGCTCCGATCACCATCGGAAGCGATGCGTATGTTGCTGCCGGTTCCACCGTCACCGACAACGTCCCGGACGGCGCACTGGCAGTAGCCCGTGAGCGCCAGACGACCAAGGAAGGCTATACCGAAAAATTGAAAACCCGCTTGCGGGATCAAAAAGAGTAGTAAGGAGCTTGCAGCGAAAATGGGATACAGCGACGCGAAGTTGAAGATCTTCTCTGGCAATGCGAACCCGGAACTGGCAAAAGAAATCGCCGACCACGTAGGTGTGCCGCTTGGCAACGCAAGCGTGATTCGTTTTAGCGACGGCGAAATTCGCATCAAGATCACCGAAAGCGTTCGTGGCTGCGACGTCTACGTCGTTCAACCGACCTCGAACCCCGCCAATGAACACCTGATGGAGCTCTTGATCATGATCGACGCTCTCAAACGCGCGTCGGCGAAGTCGATCAACGTGGTGATTCCGTACTACGGCTATGCACGCCAAGACCGCAAAGCCCGCGCACGCGAACCGATCACCGCGAAATTGGTGGCAGACCTGCTCTCCACCGCAGGTGCCGGCCGTGTGATTACGATGGACCTGCACGCAGGTCAAATTCAGGGCTTTTTCAACATCCCGGTTGATCACTTGCTCGGGGAGAAGATTCTCTCCGACTACTTTGCACACAAAGGCTTGGAAGACATCGTCATCGTCTCCCCGGACATGGGCGGCGTCTCGCGCGCTCGCGGCATGGCGGAACGTCTGGGCGCAACGATTGCGATCATCGACAAGCGTCGTCCGGAACCGAACGTCTCCGAAGTCATGAACGTCATCGGCAAGATTCGCGGCAAAACCGCGATCATGATCGACGACATGATCGACACCGGCGGTACGATCGTCCAAGGCGCGAAGTACCTCATCGAGAACGGTTGCACCGAAGTGTACGCTTGCTGCACCCATCCGGTGCTCTCCGGCCCGGCGATGACCCGTCTGCAAGACTCCGTGATCAAGGAAGTCGTCGTCACCAACTCGATCAAAGTCGACGATGAAAAGCGTGAGGGCTGCACGAAACTCACCACGCTCTCCATCGCTCCGCTGATCGGGGACGCGATCATCCGCATCCACGAAGAAGAGTCGGTCTCCACCCTGTTTGACAAGGAATAGTTTGAAAAAGAGCATGCACACGCCATGAGCGGGTGCATGCTTTTTTTCACCCTCTTGGTGTAAAAACCACAATTTTGGGTATCCTGACCAAGTATGAGCACACAGAAC
This region of Tumebacillus amylolyticus genomic DNA includes:
- the cphA gene encoding cyanophycin synthetase; translated protein: MKIEDIRYISGPNLYSHQPAMVMRIDLQECAGKESYEFPNLNQKLLDFFPGLRDHHCAKGEPGGFVERLDEGTYLGHVIEHVAIELAELAGIGASRGKTTYAAEGVYDVFVECKNEAGMGHLLRTSFALVDALTRGESYDWQPHIEEAKKLAARTGLGQSTKALVEAAQKRDIPYYRLNTGSLIQLGTGRHLKRIQATITERTSCIGVDIACDKELTKQMLDLAAIPVPYGGVAYTEDEAVEQFRDIERAVVVKPLDGNQGKGVSLNLVTEQEVRDAFRIAQGFSEAVIVESYLEGRHYRVLVVGEQVVAAAERMPANVIGNGKSMIRELIVEANLDPRRGDGHEAPLTKIKIDDVMHNVLARVGRNLDDIPHEGEVVVLRENANLSTGGIAIDVTGDVHPTIAEVCVRTARIVGLDVCGIDLVCPNIAEPFDEASSYVIEVNAAPGIRMHETPSIGDPRSVGEAIVDMLYPPGQPSRIPVLSITGTNGKTTTTRMIGHVIQTTGRTVGMTSTDGIYINGKCIAKGDTTGPRSARAILSDPGVDVAVLETARGGMVRAGLGFDWADVGIITNIQPDHIGCDGIETVEDLIQVKSLVVERVRPGGVVILNADDPHLAELPKKMKSRHRSGRKFVFFSLNPNSRVLRRHLSEGGTGYFFKDGWIIEARGEHARHVMRASDIPVTMLGAAHFHVQNAMCAIAACRAYGMSKEKIASALREFRSDVHNPGRVNLYQVRNAYVMVDYGHNPHAFQAICEMAGRMPNVRVTGVVGVPGDRNDDIVSESGRAAAQGFHRLFVKEDVDLRGRRPGEVATLLEQAIHSVSPDKECRVIHNEVQALEAALSDLQDGELVVVFYEKLAPVMDVLRKHEAVSVSHMSLKA
- the spoVG gene encoding septation regulator SpoVG, which produces MQITDVRLRKMNTEGRMKAIASITIDNEFVVHDIRVIDGNNGMFVAMPSKRTPDGEFRDIAHPISSETRQKIQDAVLDVFNKTEDVEEEEATIA
- the glmU gene encoding bifunctional UDP-N-acetylglucosamine diphosphorylase/glucosamine-1-phosphate N-acetyltransferase GlmU produces the protein MAGTFAVVLAAGQGTRMKSNTHKILHEICGKPMIQHILDTLTETGVDRQIVVVGKLREQVMTALGDLEYAVQDEQLGTAHAVMMASSQLQGLEGTTLICAGDTPIIRSETLRAMQEHHIAQGAAVTVLTAVVDNPFGLGRIVRDEAGNVLRIVEEKDASADERQIREINSSVYLFDNALLWDALSKIDNNNAQGEYYLTDCLEVLRGAGHKVTAFITGEPKEIQGINNRAQLAVANAIIRERIAEKHMMNGVTMIDPNNTYIDVDVVIGNDTVLLPGTVLEGKTVIGSGCVVGPNSHLSNAVVGDDVEIKHSVLSDCIVETGATVGPFAYLRPKAHIGAGAKIGDFVEIKNAKIGAGTKVSHLSYIGDAEFGENINVGCGTITVNYDGFHKHKTIVGDNTFVGCNSNLVAPITIGSDAYVAAGSTVTDNVPDGALAVARERQTTKEGYTEKLKTRLRDQKE
- a CDS encoding ribose-phosphate diphosphokinase, coding for MGYSDAKLKIFSGNANPELAKEIADHVGVPLGNASVIRFSDGEIRIKITESVRGCDVYVVQPTSNPANEHLMELLIMIDALKRASAKSINVVIPYYGYARQDRKARAREPITAKLVADLLSTAGAGRVITMDLHAGQIQGFFNIPVDHLLGEKILSDYFAHKGLEDIVIVSPDMGGVSRARGMAERLGATIAIIDKRRPEPNVSEVMNVIGKIRGKTAIMIDDMIDTGGTIVQGAKYLIENGCTEVYACCTHPVLSGPAMTRLQDSVIKEVVVTNSIKVDDEKREGCTKLTTLSIAPLIGDAIIRIHEEESVSTLFDKE
- the ispE gene encoding 4-(cytidine 5'-diphospho)-2-C-methyl-D-erythritol kinase, with amino-acid sequence MLTEKAQAKINLTLDVLHKRPDGYHEVEMVMQTVDLSDHLQFQERSDGEIVLTCTAPYIPLDQRNLVYQAAQLMRETYGITKGLHIHIEKRIPVAAGLAGGSSDAAATLRGLNRLWSLGLTLDQLAELGAKIGSDVPFCIYGGTAIARGRGEKIERLPSVSPTWVVLVKPPIAVSTADVYGRLRADEIEHHPSTEAMVEALQTGDVKVISSQLGNVLEGVTFAMYPEVERLKQQLLKFGAQGALMSGSGPTLFALVEREQKALRICNALRGFSREVYLCRFF
- a CDS encoding RidA family protein; its protein translation is MEKQIIATTNAPAAIGPYSQAIKAGNMIFTSGQIPLLPNGELLTGSIQEQTHQVFKNLQAVLAEAGSSLNDVVKATVFIADMNQFGEINEVYAQYFGDHRPARSTVQVARLPKDVGVEIDLVAVTK
- the purR gene encoding pur operon repressor; translated protein: MSKMRRSERIVRLTQILLEQPHRVLSLTEMADKLASAKSSLSEDLAIIREVMEAEGLGTLETQAGASGGVRYVPGLRDDLAEEFLQDVAQNLSAGDRILPGGFLYMSDVLLRPHVLDMAGKMFASRFRESGAEYVVTVETKGIPLAVSTAKYLNVPMVVVRRDHKVTEGSAVSINYVSGSRRIQTMSLSRRSLPEKTKVLIVDDFMKAGGTAKALADLMREFQVEVVGVGVFMSTVDPEDKMIDNYVSLATLTEMNEATRQVAIEPGTYFA